The Clupea harengus chromosome 26, Ch_v2.0.2, whole genome shotgun sequence genome has a segment encoding these proteins:
- the LOC122128872 gene encoding zinc finger protein 345-like, whose product MGNLKRHQRIHTGEKPHQCSTCGKAFNQLSDLKKHQKIHTGEKPHQCNTCGKSFCQSSGLKTHQKIHTGEKPHQCSTCGKAFSYMSHLKKHQTIHTGEKPYHHSGEKPHQCSTCGKAFSESSGLKSHQRIHTGEKPHQCNTCGKSFSQSSGLKSHQRIHTGEKPHQTLHTGEKPHQCSTCGKAFSQLSGLKSHQRIHTGEKPYQCTSCGKNFRESSTLTKHQITHTREKPHQCSTCGKAFGTMSELKTHQRIHTGEKTYQCNSCWKAFNRMADLKRHQKIHTGEKPYQCTSCGKNFRESSTLTKHQMTHTGEK is encoded by the exons atgggTAATCTCAAGAGACATCAGAGGATCCACAcgggggaaaagccacaccagtgcagtacatgtggaaaggcctttaatcaATTGTCTGATCTaaagaaacaccagaagatccatactggggaaaagccacaccagtgcaatACATGTGGGAAGTCCTTTTGTCAATCGTCTggtctcaagacacaccagaagattcatactggggaaaagccacaccagtgcagtacatgtggcaAGGCTTTTAGTTacatgtctcatctcaagaaacaccaaacgatccatactggagaaaagccgtatca CCATTCTGGAGAAAaaccacaccagtgcagtacttgtgggaaggcctttagtgaATCGTCTGGTCTCAagtcacaccagaggatccatacgggggaaaagccacaccagtgcaatACATGTGGGAAGTCCTTTAGTCAATCGTCTGGTCTCAagtcacaccagaggatccatacgggggaaaagccacaccagacgctccatactggggaaaagccacaccagtgcagtacatgtgggaaggctttTAGTCAATTGTCTGGTCTCAagtcacaccagaggatccatactggggaaaagccgtatcagtgtactTCATGTGGAAAGAATTTCAGGGAAAGCTCCACCCTCACCAAACATCAAATTACACATACTagagaaaagccacaccagtgcagtacatgtgggaaggcctttggTACAATGTCTGaactcaagacacaccagaggatccatactggggaaaagacGTATCAGTGTAATTCATGTTGGAAGGCCTTTAATAGAATGGctgatctcaagagacaccagaagatccatactggggaaaagccgtatcagtgtactTCATGTGGAAAGAATTTCAGGGAAAGCTCCACCCTCACCAAACAtcagatgacacatactggagaaaag